The following are encoded together in the Juglans microcarpa x Juglans regia isolate MS1-56 chromosome 2D, Jm3101_v1.0, whole genome shotgun sequence genome:
- the LOC121250533 gene encoding ubiquitin carboxyl-terminal hydrolase 4, producing MGAAGSKLEKALGDQFPEGERYFGLENFGNTCYCNSVLQALYFCVPFREQLLEYYANNKNIGDAEENLLTCLADLFSQISSQKKKTGVIAPKRFVQRLKKQNELFRSYMHQDAHEFLNFLLNELVDILEKEAQAVKSDPETSSPSDKAANGPKNVQANGPQKDPLVTWVHKNFQGILTNETRCLRCETVTARDETYLDLSLDIEQNSSITSCLKNFSSTETLNAEDKFFCDKCCSLQEAQKRMKIKKPPHILVIHLKRFKYIEQLGRYKKLSYRVVFPLELKLSNTMEDVDSEYSLFAVVVHVGSGPNHGHYVSLVKSHNHWLFFDDENVEMIDESVVQTFFGSAQEYSSNTDHGYILFYESLGAGNRS from the exons ATGGGTGCCGCGGGCTCCAAGCTCGAGAAGGCTCTCGGCGACCAGTTCCCCGAAGGCGAGCGCTACTTCGGTCTTGAGAATTTCGGCAATACTTGCTATTGTAACAGCGTCCTGCAG GCACTTTACTTTTGTGTCCCATTTCGTGAGCAACTGCTAGAGTATTATGCAAATAACAAAAACATTGGGGATGCAGAAGAAAATCTATTAACGTGCTTAGCAGACCTATTTTCACAG ATAAGCTCACAGAAGAAGAAAACAGGTGTCATTGCTCCAAAGCGCTTTGTACAAagattgaaaaaacaaaatgagctTTTCCGTAGCTATATGCACCAG GATGCCCATGAATTTCTGAATTTCTTGCTGAATGAGCTCGTCGACATATTGGAGAAAGAGGCCCAAGCTGTAAAAAGTGATCCAGAAACTTCATCACCTTCTGATAAAGCCGCAAATGGGCCAAAGAATGTTCAGGCTAACGGTCCTCAAAAAGACCCTTTAGTTACCTGGGTGCACAAAAATTTTCAG GGAATACTCACCAATGAAACAAGGTGCCTGCGATGTGAGACAGTGACAGCAAGGGATGAAACATATCTTGACTTGAGCCTCGATATTGAACAAAATAGCTCAATTACGAGCTGCTTGAAAAACTTCAGCTCAACAGAGACATTGAATGCAGAGGACAAATTTTTCTGTGACAAATGCTGTAG TTTGCAAGAGGCGCAGAAGAGGATGAAGATAAAGAAGCCACCTCACATATTAGTAATCCATCTGAAGCGTTTCAAATACATTGAGCAGCTGGGTCGCTACAAGAAGCTGTCTTACAGGGTTGTCTTCCCACTTGAGCTGAAGCTGAGCAACACAATGGAAGATGTGGATTCCGAGTATTCCCTCTTTGCTGTAGTTGTCCATGTTGGAAGTGGGCCCAACCATGGACACTATGTCAGCCTTGTGAAAAGTCATAACCATTGGTTATTTTTTGACGATGAAAATGTGGAGATGATTGATGAGTCCGTTGTGCAGACATTCTTTGGGTCGGCACAGGAATATTCAAGTAATACGGATCATGGGTACATTTTATTCTACGAGAGCCTGGGGGCTGGTAACAGGAGCTAA